Proteins from a genomic interval of Mycobacteriales bacterium:
- a CDS encoding DUF3352 domain-containing protein: protein MTETTPPADGVPSGDLPATPPASPAPAPGRGGKRGLVIGASAAVLAVVAGAAVYATTALSGGGRQPDELVPKSAFAYVKIDLDPAANQKLAARSFFGKFPSLKGKADGDDPVEGVLGDVLSDDDLSFERDVKPWFDRRAAIAVFPGANGRTETVAVLRSKDDGKAKAALDRVKASGDAKTAYTITKGYVVVSDEQAAVDDAVRLSAQASLKDNDVYKGDVAKLPGDQIAVGWVDVAQAFQAAKNKIPLSSTLPSGLTDLVKGRIALGVHLSNDYVEVQGRAFGVDQRVQPKATDHAVLKALPANTFAALSSSGVGDQLKNGLAQAGGAGGLDPAAIIAGVLGESGLSLDDDVLPLFGEQSVFVLGTAFTGLDSLRAALVTRVADPAKAQAAGPKVAAAVTQFGVPVTSTLKGNTFYLGTGDYPAQLAAGSGLGDSAKFTKATGDLAGAGVVAYVDLEAAVAANPKSSPRLKPLRSAGLVTGTADGQPFFRLRVVAA, encoded by the coding sequence ATGACCGAGACGACGCCGCCTGCCGACGGGGTGCCGTCGGGGGACCTGCCCGCCACGCCGCCCGCGTCGCCGGCACCGGCGCCGGGCCGGGGCGGGAAGCGCGGCCTGGTGATCGGCGCGTCGGCGGCCGTGCTCGCGGTCGTCGCGGGCGCCGCCGTGTACGCGACCACGGCGTTGTCGGGTGGGGGCCGGCAGCCGGACGAGCTGGTGCCGAAGTCGGCGTTCGCCTACGTGAAGATCGACCTGGACCCGGCGGCGAACCAGAAGCTGGCGGCCCGGTCGTTCTTCGGGAAGTTCCCGTCGCTGAAGGGGAAGGCGGACGGCGACGACCCGGTCGAGGGCGTGCTGGGGGACGTGCTGAGCGACGACGACCTGAGCTTCGAGCGCGACGTGAAGCCGTGGTTCGACCGGCGCGCGGCGATCGCGGTGTTCCCGGGCGCGAACGGCCGCACCGAGACGGTGGCGGTGCTGCGCAGCAAGGACGACGGCAAGGCGAAGGCGGCGCTGGACCGGGTGAAGGCGTCCGGCGACGCGAAGACGGCGTACACGATCACCAAGGGGTACGTCGTCGTCAGCGACGAGCAGGCCGCGGTGGACGACGCGGTGCGGCTGTCGGCGCAGGCGTCGTTGAAGGACAACGACGTCTACAAGGGCGACGTCGCGAAGCTGCCGGGTGACCAGATCGCGGTCGGCTGGGTGGACGTGGCGCAGGCGTTCCAGGCGGCGAAGAACAAAATCCCGCTGTCGTCGACCCTGCCGTCGGGTCTCACCGACCTGGTCAAGGGCCGGATCGCGCTCGGGGTGCACCTCAGCAACGACTACGTCGAGGTGCAGGGCCGGGCGTTCGGCGTGGACCAGCGGGTGCAGCCGAAGGCGACCGACCACGCGGTGCTGAAGGCGTTGCCGGCGAACACGTTCGCGGCGCTGTCGTCGTCGGGTGTCGGGGACCAGCTCAAGAACGGCCTGGCGCAGGCGGGCGGGGCCGGCGGCCTCGACCCCGCGGCGATCATCGCCGGGGTCCTGGGCGAGTCGGGGCTGTCGCTGGACGACGACGTGCTGCCGCTGTTCGGCGAGCAGAGCGTCTTCGTGCTGGGCACGGCGTTCACCGGCCTGGACTCGCTGCGGGCGGCGCTGGTGACGCGGGTGGCGGACCCGGCGAAGGCGCAGGCGGCGGGGCCGAAGGTGGCGGCGGCGGTGACGCAGTTCGGCGTGCCGGTGACGAGCACGTTGAAGGGGAACACGTTCTACCTCGGCACCGGCGACTACCCGGCGCAGCTCGCGGCGGGTAGCGGGCTCGGCGACTCGGCGAAGTTCACCAAGGCGACCGGCGACCTGGCCGGCGCGGGCGTGGTCGCCTACGTCGACCTGGAGGCGGCGGTCGCCGCGAACCCGAAGTCGTCGCCGCGGCTGAAGCCGCTGCGTTCGGCCGGGCTGGTCACCGGCACCGCCGACGGGCAGCCGTTCTTCCGGCTGCGCGTGGTGGCGGCATAG
- the mqnB gene encoding futalosine hydrolase, giving the protein MPLTLVVTAVAAERDAVADGIGEPQAVTVGPYPSCRRCETDGPDVLVVAGGVGPAAAAAATAHVVATHDVGLVVSMGVAGAFASARLAHGDTAVASSIVAADLGAMSPERFLDLAALGLDGGATVDCPPALVAAARDRVAAAGLHVAVGAILTLSTMTGTAERAAELMGRHGAVAEAMEGAGVAHVAALHALPVLEVRTISNEVGLRDRTSWDLVTALVSLGTAAGALFAEGLA; this is encoded by the coding sequence GTGCCGTTGACCCTCGTCGTCACCGCCGTCGCCGCCGAACGCGACGCCGTCGCCGACGGCATCGGCGAGCCGCAGGCCGTCACCGTCGGCCCGTACCCGTCGTGCCGCCGGTGCGAGACCGACGGCCCGGACGTGCTCGTCGTCGCCGGTGGCGTCGGCCCGGCCGCCGCGGCCGCCGCGACCGCGCACGTCGTCGCCACGCACGACGTCGGGCTGGTCGTGTCGATGGGCGTGGCGGGCGCGTTCGCGTCCGCGCGGCTGGCGCACGGCGACACCGCCGTCGCGTCGTCCATCGTCGCCGCCGACCTCGGCGCCATGTCCCCCGAACGCTTCCTCGACCTGGCCGCGCTCGGCCTCGACGGCGGCGCCACCGTCGACTGCCCGCCCGCGCTCGTCGCGGCGGCGCGGGACCGGGTCGCCGCCGCCGGCCTGCACGTCGCCGTCGGCGCGATCCTCACGCTGTCCACGATGACCGGCACCGCCGAACGCGCCGCCGAGCTGATGGGCCGCCACGGCGCCGTCGCCGAGGCGATGGAGGGCGCCGGCGTCGCGCACGTCGCGGCGTTGCACGCGCTGCCGGTGCTCGAGGTGCGCACCATCTCCAACGAGGTCGGCCTGCGCGACCGCACCTCCTGGGACCTCGTCACCGCGCTCGTCTCGCTCGGCACCGCCGCGGGCGCGCTGTTCGCGGAGGGGCTGGCGTGA
- a CDS encoding DUF3027 domain-containing protein, producing MTTTDDVRPSETRPHAEPVPDAVCAAAVDVARAAAVEELGGAVGEHLGAVSDGDRLVTHLFACLDDGYRGWTWGVQVVRAARAKDVTVNGVYRLPGAGAMLAPPWVPWAERVRPGDLGVGDLLPAAPDDERLALAIEDVDSNVPLIEWGLGRPRVLSFEGRVEAAERWYDGDAGPQAPQAKHAPAPCLTCGFYVPLAGALGLGFGACANEFSPDDGRVVATDHGCGAHSEGSPDVAAMGERPALVDEFTYEVVADEPAPEPDEPEPDEPAAE from the coding sequence GTGACGACCACCGACGACGTGCGCCCGAGCGAGACCCGCCCGCACGCCGAGCCCGTGCCCGACGCGGTCTGCGCGGCGGCGGTCGACGTGGCCCGCGCGGCGGCCGTGGAGGAGCTGGGCGGCGCCGTCGGCGAGCACCTCGGGGCGGTCAGCGACGGCGACCGGCTGGTCACCCACCTGTTCGCCTGCCTGGACGACGGCTACCGCGGCTGGACGTGGGGCGTGCAGGTCGTCCGCGCCGCGCGCGCCAAGGACGTCACGGTCAACGGCGTGTACCGGCTGCCCGGCGCCGGGGCGATGCTCGCGCCGCCGTGGGTGCCGTGGGCCGAGCGGGTCCGCCCCGGCGACCTCGGCGTCGGCGACCTGCTGCCCGCCGCGCCCGACGACGAGCGCCTCGCGCTCGCCATCGAGGACGTCGACTCGAACGTGCCGCTGATCGAGTGGGGGCTCGGGCGGCCGCGGGTGCTGTCGTTCGAGGGGCGGGTGGAGGCGGCCGAGCGCTGGTACGACGGCGACGCAGGACCGCAGGCCCCGCAGGCCAAGCACGCCCCCGCGCCGTGCCTGACGTGCGGCTTCTACGTGCCGCTCGCGGGCGCGCTGGGGCTCGGCTTCGGCGCCTGCGCCAACGAGTTCTCGCCCGACGACGGCCGCGTCGTCGCGACCGACCACGGCTGCGGCGCGCACTCCGAGGGCAGCCCGGACGTCGCCGCGATGGGCGAGCGGCCCGCGCTCGTCGACGAGTTCACCTACGAGGTCGTGGCGGACGAGCCCGCGCCGGAGCCGGACGAGCCGGAGCCGGACGAGCCCGCCGCGGAGTGA
- a CDS encoding 1,4-dihydroxy-6-naphthoate synthase, with amino-acid sequence MTLSLGFSPCPNDTFVFHALVHGLVGGPAFAPPVYADIDVLNAHALAGDLDVVKVSYGVLPHLTGYTLLASGGALGRGCGPLVVTKDRADVRGATIAVPGERTTAYLLLRLWDPGFADTVVMPFDRIMPAVAAGEVDAGLVIHESRFTYPTYGLRAVADLGDWWESQTGLPIPLGAIVAKDHLDTRAIETAIRQSVEHAWAHPEVSRGYVLEHSQELEPAVVDAHIALYVNDFTRDLGEEGRRAVEELLSRVP; translated from the coding sequence GTGACGCTGTCGCTCGGCTTCTCGCCCTGCCCCAACGACACGTTCGTCTTCCACGCGCTCGTGCACGGGCTGGTCGGCGGCCCGGCGTTCGCGCCGCCGGTCTACGCGGACATCGACGTCCTCAACGCGCACGCCCTCGCCGGCGACCTCGACGTCGTGAAGGTGTCGTACGGCGTCCTCCCCCACCTCACCGGCTACACGCTGCTGGCCTCCGGCGGCGCGCTCGGCCGCGGCTGCGGCCCGCTCGTCGTGACGAAGGACCGTGCCGACGTGCGCGGCGCCACCATCGCCGTACCGGGCGAACGGACGACCGCCTACCTGCTGCTCCGCCTGTGGGACCCGGGCTTCGCGGACACCGTGGTCATGCCGTTCGACCGGATCATGCCGGCGGTCGCGGCCGGCGAGGTGGACGCGGGCCTGGTGATCCACGAGTCCCGCTTCACCTACCCCACCTACGGCCTGCGGGCGGTCGCCGACCTCGGCGACTGGTGGGAGTCCCAGACCGGCCTCCCCATCCCCCTGGGCGCCATCGTCGCGAAAGACCACCTCGACACCCGAGCGATAGAGACGGCGATCAGGCAGTCCGTGGAACACGCCTGGGCGCACCCCGAGGTGTCACGGGGGTATGTGCTGGAGCACAGCCAGGAGCTGGAGCCGGCGGTGGTCGACGCCCACATCGCCCTGTACGTGAACGACTTCACGAGGGACCTGGGCGAGGAAGGCCGCCGCGCAGTCGAGGAGCTGCTCAGCCGGGTGCCGTGA
- a CDS encoding MFS transporter, which yields MPTTPLALPRWARPSPLAPLVRLAVAAGAGDALVAVALANTVFFRVPAGEARGRVALYLLLTMAPFALVAPVVGPLLDRTRAGRRGALAVTFGGRAVLAWLMAQAPHGLRVYPAAFGILVLAKAYAVARAAAVPRLLPDGSTLVGANARLTASGIAASSVAGVVGLGVGKIGYGWTLRLAAVAFAAGAVLALRLPKEVNSAGADTRERVRAPRFPAEARSALLSAVSLRALAGFLTTYLAFLLRRRGSNLDIGLLVASVAVGSALGTGAGARLNRLAPDRLIVGAVGLAALCCAAGAWRYSVGTALLAALAAAVAGALAKIALDATVQVAFADDVRGQAFARSETVLQLAWVAGGGAGLALPLRGSYGLGLAAVALVAATVWARVRVARTVT from the coding sequence GTGCCCACGACGCCGCTCGCGCTGCCCCGCTGGGCGCGGCCGTCGCCGCTGGCGCCGCTGGTCCGGCTCGCGGTCGCCGCCGGCGCGGGCGACGCGCTGGTCGCGGTGGCGCTCGCCAACACGGTGTTCTTCCGCGTGCCCGCCGGCGAGGCGCGCGGCCGGGTGGCGCTGTACCTGCTGCTGACCATGGCGCCGTTCGCGCTCGTGGCGCCGGTCGTCGGGCCGCTGCTGGACCGCACCCGCGCCGGCCGGCGCGGCGCGCTCGCGGTGACGTTCGGCGGCCGCGCGGTGCTCGCGTGGCTCATGGCGCAGGCGCCGCACGGGCTGCGCGTGTACCCGGCGGCGTTCGGCATCCTCGTGCTGGCCAAGGCGTACGCCGTGGCGCGGGCGGCGGCGGTCCCCCGGCTGCTGCCCGACGGCAGCACCCTCGTCGGCGCCAACGCCCGCCTCACCGCGAGCGGCATCGCCGCCTCCTCCGTCGCCGGCGTCGTCGGACTCGGCGTCGGGAAGATCGGGTACGGCTGGACGCTGCGGCTGGCGGCGGTGGCGTTCGCGGCCGGCGCGGTGCTGGCGTTGCGGCTGCCGAAGGAGGTGAACAGCGCCGGCGCCGACACGCGCGAGCGGGTGCGGGCGCCGCGGTTCCCGGCCGAGGCGCGGTCGGCGCTTCTGTCGGCGGTGTCGCTGCGCGCGCTGGCCGGCTTCCTCACGACGTACCTCGCGTTCCTGCTGCGCCGCCGCGGCTCCAACCTCGACATCGGCCTGCTCGTCGCGTCCGTCGCGGTCGGCAGCGCGCTCGGCACCGGCGCCGGCGCCCGGCTGAACCGGCTCGCGCCCGACCGGCTGATCGTCGGCGCCGTCGGCCTCGCCGCCCTCTGCTGCGCGGCCGGCGCCTGGCGGTACTCCGTCGGCACCGCGCTGCTCGCCGCGCTCGCCGCGGCGGTCGCCGGCGCGCTCGCCAAGATCGCGCTGGACGCGACGGTGCAGGTGGCGTTCGCCGACGACGTGCGCGGGCAGGCGTTCGCCCGGTCGGAGACGGTGCTCCAGCTCGCCTGGGTGGCCGGCGGCGGCGCCGGGCTCGCGCTGCCGCTGCGCGGCTCGTACGGTCTCGGCCTCGCCGCCGTCGCGCTCGTCGCGGCCACGGTGTGGGCGCGGGTGCGCGTCGCGCGCACGGTAACCTGA
- a CDS encoding J domain-containing protein, with the protein MEAAWAWRVLGLAPGAAPADVRRAFRIAAQLLHPDRVADLSGDVQAEAHRRMVELADAYRICAALAAGAPLPPPRAARAPEEPAPGPLRSGGLQAAALLADARVAAVRAEAWADARAAVTALEQVAAAWPGTVEGDAARVLLVTSPAAASALSARERAGHLVLVADPAARLDAWDSLHGRDELAVAQVVYAHPTADAELRARARQRLAELDDWSTLAADADPDVRRNAAAHLLLRDSRSLAERAPWLSRRERAAFDAEYAGWRARVAAISDTLASGLRDDLARADHRIREAFACR; encoded by the coding sequence GTGGAGGCGGCCTGGGCGTGGCGCGTCCTGGGCCTCGCGCCCGGGGCCGCGCCGGCCGACGTCCGTAGGGCGTTCCGCATCGCCGCGCAGCTCCTCCACCCCGACCGCGTCGCCGACCTCTCCGGCGACGTCCAGGCCGAGGCGCACCGGCGGATGGTCGAGCTCGCCGACGCCTACCGCATCTGCGCCGCCCTCGCCGCGGGCGCGCCGCTGCCGCCGCCGCGCGCGGCCCGCGCGCCGGAGGAGCCGGCGCCGGGGCCGCTGCGTTCCGGCGGCCTCCAGGCCGCCGCGCTGCTCGCCGACGCCCGCGTCGCCGCCGTCCGCGCCGAGGCGTGGGCCGACGCGCGCGCCGCCGTGACGGCGCTGGAGCAGGTCGCCGCCGCCTGGCCCGGCACCGTCGAGGGCGACGCCGCGCGGGTGCTGCTCGTCACCTCCCCCGCCGCCGCGAGCGCGCTGTCCGCGCGCGAGCGCGCCGGGCACCTCGTGCTCGTCGCCGACCCGGCCGCGCGGCTCGACGCGTGGGACTCGCTGCACGGCCGTGACGAGCTGGCCGTCGCGCAGGTCGTCTACGCGCACCCCACCGCCGACGCCGAGCTGCGCGCCCGCGCGCGGCAGCGGCTCGCCGAGCTGGACGACTGGTCCACCCTCGCCGCCGACGCCGACCCCGACGTGCGCCGCAACGCCGCCGCCCACCTGCTGCTGCGCGACTCGCGGTCGCTCGCCGAACGCGCGCCGTGGCTGTCGCGGCGGGAGCGGGCGGCGTTCGACGCCGAGTACGCCGGCTGGCGCGCCCGCGTCGCCGCGATCAGCGACACCCTCGCCAGCGGGCTCCGCGACGACCTGGCGCGGGCCGACCACCGGATCCGGGAGGCGTTCGCGTGCCGTTGA
- a CDS encoding DUF2771 family protein yields the protein MRSRYAAVALTAVAVLGSTGCLGLEKQNPFITLTAHGVSVKARAQKYCRANDCRVTTDTATITVQPGDTLGIDVPRSVAEHGWRLGQQGEFSHDHYRSVEIGSQFQSGQALPLEIHRNDAAGEGVWKFTVQVK from the coding sequence ATGCGCTCCCGCTACGCCGCCGTCGCGCTCACCGCCGTCGCCGTCCTCGGCAGCACCGGATGCCTCGGCCTCGAGAAGCAGAACCCGTTCATCACGCTCACCGCCCACGGCGTGTCCGTGAAGGCGCGGGCGCAGAAGTACTGCCGCGCCAACGACTGCCGCGTCACCACCGACACCGCCACCATCACCGTGCAGCCCGGCGACACGCTCGGCATCGACGTGCCGCGCTCGGTCGCCGAGCACGGCTGGCGGCTCGGGCAGCAGGGCGAGTTCAGCCACGACCACTACCGCTCGGTCGAGATCGGCTCGCAGTTCCAGTCCGGTCAGGCGCTCCCGCTCGAGATTCACCGGAACGACGCCGCCGGCGAGGGCGTGTGGAAGTTCACCGTCCAGGTCAAGTAA
- a CDS encoding cold-shock protein, whose amino-acid sequence MPTGKVKWFDTEKGFGFLSRDDGGDVFVHTSALPAGTEALQPGQRVEFGVAEGKRGEQALSVRVLDAPPTLAAAAAAAARRPAEELHGIIEDMIKLLEVKVQPGLRRGRYPDKKTAKTVAEVVHAVARDIEG is encoded by the coding sequence GTGCCCACCGGCAAGGTGAAGTGGTTCGACACCGAGAAGGGCTTCGGCTTCCTCTCCCGCGACGACGGCGGCGACGTGTTCGTGCACACGTCCGCGCTGCCCGCGGGCACGGAGGCGTTGCAGCCCGGCCAGCGCGTGGAGTTCGGCGTCGCCGAGGGGAAGCGCGGGGAGCAGGCCCTCTCGGTCCGCGTCCTCGACGCGCCGCCCACCCTCGCCGCCGCGGCCGCCGCCGCCGCCCGGCGCCCGGCCGAGGAGCTGCACGGGATCATCGAGGACATGATCAAGCTGTTGGAAGTGAAGGTGCAGCCGGGCCTGCGCCGTGGGCGCTACCCCGACAAGAAGACCGCGAAGACGGTCGCCGAGGTGGTCCATGCGGTGGCCCGCGACATCGAGGGCTGA